In Sorghum bicolor cultivar BTx623 chromosome 10, Sorghum_bicolor_NCBIv3, whole genome shotgun sequence, one genomic interval encodes:
- the LOC8069360 gene encoding probable histidine kinase 1: MGDNYVAEPEDEVPQSMWPENIGDKHQRQFRMENFRKDQDAFKDVKFDEKPVHVDYQRLIEMANSEKGISQMQYFMKHWEYKRANAARLLEEELGLLCQQRKEIEQNKQQILEEQRFQDESYYAVKRHVPILDEVYEDEWKRPSKKNDDLSRSRETKIDADYDSVSYWKERATKLEEKLEESIQRERSLVEKLEENIKNLQSHTPAEEFSGMLKRADYFLHLVLQSAPIVIAHQDADLRYRFIFNHYPTLADEDVIGKTDYEILSGEGIEEMNSVKREVMATGIATKREFAFNTPMFGAKTFVTYIEPVFSKGGETIGVNYVAMDITDQVKRREKMADIRVREAVQNAKETELSKSLHITEETMRAKQMLATMSHEIRSPLSGVLSMAEILATTKLDKEQHQLLEVMLSSGDLVLQLINDILDLSKVESGAMKLESTTFRPREVVKHVLQTAAASLKKELTLEGCIGDDVPVEVIGDVLRIRQILTNLISNAVKFTHEGKVGIILQVVHDKQPGCKIEGGKIHKRAYSGTAITAVETAVVSPRNCDKDNLHCSKHEDAFQNGVPTCENFKEDIEGEEVVWLRCDVYDTGIGIPEKSLPLLFKRYMQASTDHARKYGGTGLGLAICKQLVELMGGTLTVVSKENEGSTFTFVLPCKIPVKEEHSDDPDEVHSSQNDSANSDIEGSFFFKPQMRASLLSPGVSIMNNTKLFGAKLMCYDPPDKLFSNGFSSTEPNFTNTSTAHQPNGDTVRSTAEEEHDNAMVLELNSQAERVSSSRGDLVSVSGAAPCKVLEEQSFHKKSKCSPTSNKAKILLVEDNKVNIIVAKSMLEQLGHAIDIVNNGMQAIRAVQQHQYDLILMDVHMPEMDGLQATKHIRSFENTGCWDVSVKPEDNQMITDSTISSDSAHAKKQGQRVPIIAMTANSFAESSEECLAAGMDSYISKPVNFQNIKECLQRYLMSQ; encoded by the exons ATGGGGGACAACTACGTAGCTGAACCTGAGGACGAGGTTCCACAATCAATGTGGCCTGAGAATATAGGAGACAAACATCAGAGGCAGTTCAGAATGGAAAACTTTAGGAAGGACCAAGATGCTTTCAAGGATGTGAAGTTTGATGAAAAGCCTGTTCATGTGGATTACCAGCGGCTTATTGAAATGGCAAATTCTGAGAAAGGTATTTCTCAGATGCAATACTTTATGAAGCACTGGGAATATAAGAGAGCCAATGCTGCTCGGCTTCTGGAGGAAGAGCTCGGTCTTCTCTGCCAACAAAGGAAAGAGATTGAGCAAAATAAGCAACAAATCTTGGAAGAACAACGTTTTCAGGATGAGAGTTATTATGCTGTAAAGCGGCATGTACCGATACTGGATGAAGTTTATGAAGATGAATGGAAGCGACctagcaaaaagaatgacgatcTTTCTCGTAGTAGAGAGACTAAAATAGATGCAGATTATGACAGTGTTTCCTACTGGAAAGAGCGGGCAACTAAGTTAGAGGAAAAACTTGAGGAAAGCATCCAAAGGGAGCGTTCTTTAGTTGAGAAATTGGAGGAAAATATAAAGAACCTGCAGTCACACACACCAGCTGAGGAATTCTCTGGAATGCTAAAACGCGCTGATTACTTCTTGCATTTGGTTCTACAAAGTGCTCCTATTGTTATTGCTCATCAG GATGCTGATTTACGGTACCGTTTCATATTTAACCACTATCCAACACTTGCTGATGAG GATGTTATTGGTAAGACAGACTATGAGATATTGTCAGGTGAGGGTATAGAAGAGATGAATAGTGTCAAGCGAGAAGTTATGGCCACGGGAATAGCAACTAAAAGAGAATTTGCGTTTAATACACCAATGTTTGGGGCAAAGACATTTGTGACATACATTGAGCCAGTTTTCAGCAAAGGTGGGGAAACGATTGGCGTGAATTATGTTGCAATGGACATAACAGATCAG GtcaaaagaagagagaaaatgGCAGACATAAGGGTGAGGGAAGCTGTCCAAAATGCCAAGGAAACCGAACTTAGCAAATCTCTTCACATAACAG AGGAAACAATGCGAGCAAAACAAATGCTAGCTACCATGTCCCATGAGATCAGATCTCCTCTTTCAGGTGTTCTTAGCATGGCTGAAATTCTTGCAACTACCAAACTGGATAAAGAACAACATCAGTTGCTTGAAGTTATGTTATCCTCTGGAGATCTTGTATTGCAGCTGATCAATGACATCCTTGATCTTTCCAAAGTGGAGTCAG GGGCCATGAAACTAGAATCTACGACATTTAGACCAAGGGAAGTAGTTAAACATGTACTCCAAACTGCCGCGGCTTCTCTAAAGAAGGAATTGACCCTTGAAGGGTGCATAGGTGATGATGTTCCAGTGGAG GTTATTGGTGATGTGCTAAGGATTCGGCAAATTCTGACCAACTTGATCAG CAATGCAGTCAAGTTTACACATGAAGGGAAAGTTGGAATAATTCTTCAGGTCGTGCATGACAAGCAACCAGGATGCAAAATAGAGGGCGGGAAAATTCATAAGCGAGCATATTCTGGGACAGCAATTACTGCTGTAGAAACTGCTGTTGTCTCTCCAAGAAATTGTGATAAAGATAATTTGCATTGCTCGAAACATGAAGATGCTTTTCAGAATGGTGTTCCAACATGTGAAAATTTCAAGGAGGATATTGAGGGAGAGGAAGTCGTTTGGCTTCGCTGTGATGTATATGACactggaataggaataccag AGAAGTCCTTACCATTGCTGTTCAAGAGGTATATGCAAGCTAGCACCGATCATGCGAGGAAGTATGGTGGGACAGGGCTTGGCCTTGCAATCTGCAAGCAGTTG GTGGAGTTGATGGGTGGTACACTGACTGTGGTCAGCAAAGAGAATGAAGGATCAACATTTACATTTGTGCTGCCTTGTAAAATCCCTGTAAAAGAGGAGCATAGTGATGATCCTGATGAAGTGCACAGTTCTCAGAATGATTCTGCAAACAGCGATATAGAAGGTTCTTTCTTTTTTAAGCCACAAATGCGAGCTTCTCTTCTGTCTCCTGGAGTTTCAATAATGAACAACACAAAGTTATTTGGTGCCAAGCTTATGTGCTATGATCCGCCGGACAAATTGTTCTCAAATGGTTTCTCATCAACGGAACCTAATTTTACAAATACCTCTACTGCTCACCAACCTAATGGTGATACTGTTAGGAGCACAGCTGAAGAAGAACATGATAATGCAATGGTCCTTGAACTGAATAGTCAAGCTGAACGGGTTTCCAGTTCCCGAGGAGACTTGGTATCTGTTTCAGGTGCTGCTCCATGCAAAGTTCTTGAAGAACAGTCATTCCACAAGAAATCAAAGTGTTCTCCAACCAGCAACAAAGCAAAGATCCTCCTAGTTGAAGATAACAAGGTCAACATAATAGTGGCAAAATCAATGCTGGAGCAGCTGGGCCATGCAATAGATATCGTAAATAATGGGATGCAAGCAATCCGTGCAGTACAGCAGCACCAATATGATCTTATTCTGATG GATGTTCACATGCCAGAAATGGATGGCCTACAAGCCACTAAACATATCCGTTCTTTTGAGAATACCGGCTGTTGGGACGTTTCTGTAAAGCCTGAAGACAATCAGATGATAACTGACTCAACTATTTCATCAGATTCTGCACATGCAAAAAAGCAAGGGCAGAGGGTTCCTATAATTGCG ATGACAGCAAATTCATTCGCAGAGAGTTCCGAGGAATGCCTTGCTGCAGGCATGGATTCCTACATATCTAAGCCTGTGAACTTTCAGAATATAAAAGAATGCCTGCAGCGGTATTTAATGTCTCAATGA